From one Dama dama isolate Ldn47 chromosome 4, ASM3311817v1, whole genome shotgun sequence genomic stretch:
- the LOC133052023 gene encoding vomeronasal type-1 receptor 4-like — protein MSFHKDALRNAGEEAVKAIFLFQVVAGALGNALLFSRSVSPVLLGHKQRPAQMVLPHLALANLLVLLSPGVPHTMAAFVSRKPLSNLGCKFVYYIQRVARSTTLCSTCVLTTYQFFTLTPRRAEWVMLRGRAPRVTGPSCCTCWILSLLTYILVPLKITGPQDTHNYTDTWGKWFCSPSAPNAGFVYLWSVSDAVFLTLMVWSSGSMVLLLLRHHQRVQYIHTRTGHHGCPPETRAAHTILMLVVTFVVVYILNSTFCFYITVALEFRLWLIQTSDVLASCFPTVSPFLLLLRDPRTPRICSGVGRNNA, from the coding sequence ATGTCTTTTCACAAAGATGCCCTGAGAAATGCAGGGGAAGAGGCTGTGAAAGCCATCTTTCTCTTCCAGGTGGTGGCTGGGGCGCTGGGCAATGCCCTCCTTTTCTCCCGCAGCGTCTCTCCAGTCTTGCTTGGCCACAAGCAGAGACCTGCACAGATGGTTCTGCCACATTTGGCACTGGCCAACCTCCTGGTTCTTCTCTCCCCTGGGGTTCCCCACACAATGGCTGCTTTTGTGTCAAGGAAGCCCCTGTCCAATCTTGGGTGTAAGTTTGTATATTACATCCAGAGAGTGGCTCGCAGTACCACCCTATGCTCCACCTGTGTTCTGACCACCTATCAGTTCTTCACTCTCACCCCCAGGAGAGCGGAGTGGGTGATGCTCAGAGGAAGGGCCCCCAGGGTCACTGGTCCTTCCTGCTGCACCTGCTGGATACTCAGTCTCTTAACGTACATCCTTGTTCCTCTGAAAATCACTGGTCCTCAGGACACACACAACTATACTGATACTTGGGGCAAATGGTTCTGTTCCCCCTCAGCTCCTAACGCAGGCTTTGTCTACCTGTGGTCCGTCTCTGATGCCGTGTTTCTTACCCTCATGGTCTGGTCCAGTGGCTCCATGGTGCTTCTCCTGCTCAGACACCACCAGAGGGTGCAGTATATTCACACCCGCACTGGGCACCACGGATGCCCCCCGGAGACCAGAGCCGCCCACACCATCCTGATGCTGGTGGTCACCTTTGTTGTCGTTTACATACTGAATtccactttttgtttttatatcacTGTTGCTTTAGAGTTTCGTCTGTGGTTGATACAGACTTCTGATGTCTTGGCCTCAtgttttcccactgtttcccccttTCTGCTGCTTCTGAGGGATCCTAGAACGCCTAGGATCTGCTCTGGAGTTGGTAGAAATAATGCTTAA